The Punica granatum isolate Tunisia-2019 chromosome 4, ASM765513v2, whole genome shotgun sequence sequence GTATTTATGTGGTACTTGACCACAATGTACCTAATAGGCCACTAGGGTATTGTCAACTCTAGGACGAAATCAAAACATTATCTACCTAAATTAGAGAAGAACATAAACTCGACTAATAGGCCacttaacaaaataaaaaaataataaaaaaaaagaattatagaTACAATGCAGTTGGCGAATCGTGCTTCACTGTGCGGACTCTATTTGCAATGCAAGGGATCGAATTATTATAGCATCTCATGACCATAACTAAGTAGACATTGTTAGGAGAAttgattaaaaatgaaaaaagaaaagggaaggaAAATATAAAGAGACTTCCAGTTCCATTGTACTCATGTAATGCCATTTAGATTGGGATTGATATCCGGCCCGTTCGGCCCAATACGGCCCAAACGCAGCTGAGAGCCCAAAACGCACCGTCTTCCTTCTCCCCTGAAGTTCTCACCTTTCTTCCTCTGTGTTCTCCATCTCCATTGCAGAGGATCGGAGATGGAGGGAGAAGACGAGAGAAGAGAAGCAGCGATAGCATCGGCTCCCGCTCTGCAGCCTAATTCCAAGCCCTCTGGCGTCACCAAGGGCCAGCTCTCCAAATTCCAGGTGAAATTCTTTCTCCTTTCATGCTGAAATCAGCCTCGGCTCGCCCcctgtttggaagaccatggaTTCGTGCGCTCAACTCTCTCATGACATAATTTCCCAGCTTCAGAAGTTCCTATGTATGTTCAAGATTGGCATTCGCGGtctataaaattaagaatCTTTGACGAGTAGGAGCATGATTCACGGATGTGATGAATTTCCCCGATGCACGTCTTAGGCCTCCTCGTGCTCCAATTTGTGAACTTCAACCCTGTCACGATCACCTTAGCCAGTGATATTCTTCCCCTGATCTTCATGAGCAGGAGCTGCACAGAAGGCGTCTGCAAATTAAAGCAAAGTCAAAGAAGCAGAAGGGACTGAAAGGTTCGGACTTGTGGTTTTCGATGAAAAACTTCGCTCTCACATCATGAAGATGGTCTGATTAGGATTTGGTGGTTTGCAGGTGTGACCAGCAAGTTCCAGTGGAAGTATGACAATGACAAAGATTGTCTGGGGGATGATTCTGGCCCTCAAGGTTCAAGCGTGCCCGACTCTGGAAGCCCTACCGAACAGGAGAATGTAGCAACGGATGTCGGATTGAAGACGCGCCAGAAGTTGCATTGGGGGTATCTTTCTATCCTAATCCTGCAATGAACACCTTTTTGTTTCCTAAGAATTCCATGAGTAAGCATAGAGGGACTTTTCTCCTGAATTAGGACACTCGATTTTGATTAGCAGCATATGCCTACGTACGCCTACATATGGCATTTTGGTTAGCAGCATTGCAAAACATTGGACAGAAATCAGTTGCCTCTCGTTTGTTTTTGATTAAACATTGAACCCGACCGCAATTCTTACTTGAGAATGCCCCACCCAGAATGGTTGGTGTATCATTTTGTGTCATGTGCGTGTCTACTGTGGAGAAAATCTATCCTATACGGTTTCTGAAAGAATTCTTCTGGATATGGTAAATCAGAAGCATCGGTTGGTATAGGTCATACAGGACCTATACGGGACCTAcaacaattaatttttgggGAGTCGATCTAAAATTTGGAAAACATAACCTAACCGACTTCCACGGATTGCTATCATGTGCTCTAGTTATACTCATCTTTGTGCTTATTCTCAGGCTTGATGTGAAGGAAAGATGGGAAAGGAAAGCGAACATGTAGCTGTATGCTGCCACGCAGAATTGTGGAGCTCCCAGACCATCATCATAAAGTGCTATTTGTGTGACGGAGAAAGTGCAGGATGTGTTCTCTTAACGCACGACACGAGGAGAGCTTCCCATATGTTGGAGGCATTTGAGATGCGGACTAGGTGAAGCCATGAGGATGTTGTATTCTTCTTGTGCGTAGCACTCCCATTTTGTTGCTTTTAGGTGTGATGACGGAGTGTATTTTTATGTACAGAACAATGACTAGTGAAACATGGAAAGCAGACGTTAAACCGAACTATGTCCATTCTTATTTCTCCTGGTTAAGTGAGTTCCCTGCTGCTGTGCAAAGAGCTTCCATCCCCTTCACACAAACAGAGCTATTCCCTTCTTTGGAATTCTCTGGGAACCAATCATCAGATGCTATTCAAAGATGAGCTCAAAGTTTAAACTATCATATCATGAGGGCAAGAAGTTTGTTTGATTGAGATTTTATACTCGTCCATGCATATAATTTATGACATGAATTCAGACAAATTGAGTCAATCGTTGGCTGATATAGGATGGGATGCCTTTACATAAATTACATGTCTCGGCGAAACGGTTGTCGGACGGGATGCCTTCATATATGTATCGGCAAACGATTTGACTCAGTTGATCGATGTCGGTTCTGTTGTCGGTCATACGTTTGAAAGAGAAAGCCCACTTCATTGTTTTTTGTGGTCTGGTGGGCCGTAAGGATATTAGGAAAAGTGGCCCAAATGGGCTCCTATGTAATATCTCTATTCTGCCCCGAAAAAGggaggggaaaagaaaaataaaaaaaaatccctctcTTCCGCCATTGGCATTGCTGAGCTGCCGAGCGGAAGCTTGCGGTCCTCTTCCTTCTCTGCAACGGTGGATCCTACCATCATCTTAACTGAAGTGCTCAAACCATTGGGAGGTTCGTTTTCTTGTAAAAGCTTGTCACTTGTCGAGTTCTGGAGCATCAAAATTCTTGCTTTATCCTCTGCTCTGTCACTTCGACTGAAAATGGTCCATTTCTGTTTCTGGCGAGGCAAATGGTTACCCTTTCATTTCACGGGTTTGGAGGGCAATGCTCTCCTCTTTACTGGGAGTAGTCGTTTTTCTACTATAATAAATGGGAAATATCCAAGAACACAATCACTGTTCTGCAACTTGGATTTTGTTCTTGTCATGGCTAGCCGTGGAAATTTGAGGGTTTCTTTGGATTGCCATGGTGGAGTTTACTGAATGCGTGGTTACAATATGTATTGCTTTACCGAATTGGCGGGTGAAATTTAGTTTTCATGGGGGCTTTATAGTTCATAAAATGAAATACTACACATTGACAGATGTCTGCTTTGTGTTTAAGACAATTCGATGAACTGTCAAGCTTATAAATCTGGCGAAGAATGTTCTTTGCCTGATATTTCGAGACAGGTTAATGGAATTGGCTTTGTTCTCTGTTACCTCGTTAGGTCAATGTTGTGTGCAGTATCTGCTCCGAACCCAAGCAAATTATGGCTAAGAGGCCCTCATTCCCATCAAGCTCTTCGAAAGCCAACAGTTCCGATAAGGCTTCGTGTATCAGCTTCTTCATTGGATAATAGCACCAGCACTGAAGTGAAAGTGGAGTACACTCCCTGGCTTATTGTTGGACTGGGGAACCCCGGAAACAAATACTATGGAACCAGGCATAATGTAATCTTAATAGCACTAGAGTTTGCTTCCtgcattttgttcttttttgttttcattggAGTAGTAAATGTGTTTTGTTTCTGTTACTAGATTGGTTTTGAAATGATCGATCATATATCTCGAGCTGAGGGCATCTCAATGAACATAATCCAGTCGAAAGCCTTAGTTGGAATTGGTAATTTTTCAGACTTGATTATCTCGTCTCTCTTCccacttttttttgttttgttttttttgagTTGGGTGGTCTGGTTGATGATTGGATTATTTCCCATGAGAAGTTCAGGTTCCATGGGGGAAGTGCCAGTGCTGTTGGTAAAGCCTCAGACTTACATGAACTTCAGTGGCGAATCGGTGGGTTCTCGCCCTgttagttctctcttctaaaAATAGTCttggtaaataaataacttaCATTCAAATTGCTACTTTGAATTCGCTAGTTGTACCCCAAAAAAGAACATATCGGTTCCTACAGCAAGCTAATGGGTTAAAGGATTGGTCTACAACGAGGAGAGCTCCtgctaagtttgaaatgtcGCCGATATTAATTCAATTAAACCATGTGAAAGTCTTTTTAGGTCTTTGATCAGTGATATCAGTTGTGCTTGGGGAAAGTAAAGAGGTGTCTTGGTTTCCTGTTATATCTTTGTCTTGAGTCTCTTGACATCCTTTCCCCTCATTTTCTTCTAGTGTTGTGTTACTGAACTTCTCAACTATGTAGTCGTGACCTGATTCAGGCGCATCCATTTTTGACATGTTATCTGGCctgtgttttttcttttaaggtTGGGCCTCTCGCTGCATACTATCAAGTTCCGCTGCGTCACATTCTATTGGTATGTGTGTGcagtacatatatatcacaatTTCGTAGAAGTTGCAAAGAATTTGTTCTTCACGAATTCATTGTGAAAACATTGTACATGTCCCAGTAGGTTTATGACGAGATGAGTTTGCCCAATGGTGTATTGAGGGTTCAACAGAAAGGGGGGCATGGTCATCACAACGGGTATGTACCAGATCAATGTGGTATATCTGAGCCATTCTCAAAGTGACTTTTCTTCGAACTGCTAAGTTTAAATATCTCGGACTCACTGAAGAAGTGAATCTCTATACTGataaatgaatgagtgaatccCATGAATTTTGAATGTCTCAGTTTGGAGTCTGATTGGAACCTTAACATAAATAACTTCTTTTCTGTCTTGCAATTTTCAATTACTTGACTTTACGGTATAAATCCTCTTGTGACGATTGATGGTGGCTGACCTTTTACTGAATAAATTTGAAACGAATGAAGAAAGTAAAATTAGATGACAGGTCCTCTTGAAAAAATCTGCATCTTAGCGAATATTAATGTTGGGAAGAACAATCTACCTAAGTAACAGATGTAACTTTGCAGAGTGAAGAGTGTTGTTGCCCACTTGGACGGTCGGCGCGAATTTCCTCGGTTGTCTATAGGTGAGCCTTCAATTCTCTTCTCTTTTGCTAAGAGCTCTCCTTCCTATCAGGTTATTACGGTATCAGCTTCCATCGTTTTGCCAGGGATTGGAAATCCTCCGGGAGCTATGGACATGAAAGCTTTTCTTTTGCAGAAGTTCAGTTCAGTGGAGCGCGAACAGGTAcgtatgttttcttttctcgtcTACAAACGTATTCTGAAAGCAAGGAGCATCTGCCATTTATTTCCCCAAgttcggtattgttttattgtCGAAAGGATTTATGACTTTATTTGGCTAATGTTCTTATATCATGGACAGATTGATAAAGCACTCACACAAGGAGTCGAGGCCGCTCGGACGTTGGTCCTTCATGGGTTTGATCAAAATATCGACAGATTTAATCTAGGCCAGAAGTACAAATATCACAAAGTTTAGTCTCCATATCAAACAAGATGTACTTTTTTTGATGTATATAGATGCTAGACTAGTCGAACATTTTGTACGTTTTACATTAATTTCTTAATGATGTCCCTCCTAGTTCAGCTGCTTCGGCAATACGTGTATCAACGATCGAATCCAATGAGAATAGAGGCTGAAAGAGCATTTGACGAGATCGGCACGAAATGAGATGTCCTAGAGGATTAGTAGAAGAGCTCATTGAACATGATCATCATCGTTTCAATCATCAAAATCGGGCTGTGGAGCTGGAATTGGGATCCTATGAGATCACAAACCATTCTAACGGGACCTTTCTATAGAAGGGCCCTACCAATTCCCTCCACCTCAAATTCAATGGAAGAAAACTAATAATTAACGTAAAGATAAAGGCATTAGACAACCACAaaagaagttttttttttccctcctttttctttccgaCCGTTGCAAATGCAAGCTCTGGTTTTCAATATCTAACCATCCTTTTTCCTTATGGATTAGAGACCAAGAGCTATATATCTCCTTACATTCGAGAACCTCCGAGAAGTGGAGCAGGCCGGCATCAATTCGATCAAGAAATGGCAGAGGTTACACCCCTGCAAAATTCCCACCAGCACAATCGAATCTTTCAGCCACTGTTAGACGATGCTTCCGACCCAGTTACTCCGCTTCTTTCGTGGAGCTCAGACTTGGAGAGCCATGACTTTACCATGGAGAGGGGACCGAGATACCGGGCGTACTCTGAGCTGAGAGAATCGAAGCTGAGGATGAAGCAGTCTGGGCAACGGCCGGAACAGGAACAAAAAGATGAGGGTCAAGACACCAAACTCACCCCGGCGAAGAAACAGGTCAGATTCCAGTTGGATTCGGGAAATCCAAGGAAAGGGTCATCAATCTTGGCTCAGTCTGTCCCTGACTTCTCCTCCGCTCTGAGGAAGGAGAACCGAAAACCCCCCAGCAGGGTGTACGAGCTCACCCCACCATCGAAGAGCTGGTCTAGAGTGAACAGCGCGGGGACCAATCCAAGAGGAAGCAAGTCGGCGAGTGGGGTAGAGAAGAAGAGCGGGGGGTTGATGGCAAGGAAGAGCTGTGTGAGTCTTGAGGAATTGAAGGGATTGGCCTCTGCTGCAGGGAATGCCATTAACAATGGAAGTGGGGCTGTTTCTGGACAAAGAAAGTTCATGATTTGAATTCTTTCACGCCAGATTGTCTGCCCTATCAGATGCAATACCTTGTATTTCCGATTCGTAACTATTGgtgccgagagagagagagagagagagagagagagagagagagagagagagagagagagagagagagagagagagagagagagagatcgatTTCGATCTTGTAGCTCGAATGTGGGGCTTGAAGTTGTGCTGTAACGAAGGGAGTCTGTTTCTTTATTTCATCTGTGATAGATATTCGAACAATAAGGATTGAGTGATACATTCAATAGCAATAAACACTAACTGGAACAAAGACATGATTTTGGAAAGCTTCTCGTGGATTCACCTGCCAGTTTCCTTAATTTGATATGCAATAACTAATCACAAAATGGGGCAGGAAATGCCAGTCACGAGTTTCGGGCAGACTACATACAAGTTTCAACAAAATGCTGCACATCTATAGAATCCACATATCCTCTCTGCATAAGCCGAAAACCACTTCCAATGGTAAGATGACTTTCCAGGAATGCAGAGAAGAGAGCTAGACCGTTCGTGCTCAGCTGTACTGCAGAATGTCATCTACAATTTCTTCCACCATACCCTGGAGTATATCTCTTTCAATGTCACATCCATTCTCAAATGCCTCGATATCGAAATCTACCCATTTGCCGAGAGAATGATTCATCTCCCACTCTATCATCTCATCAACACTCATCCCAGTTAAACCAGCCCACGTTTTAAGTCCACCTTCAACTTCCCAAACCAAAGTGTTGTCATTCAAACGTCGAGGAAGTCTACTCCACTTTCGGTATCCAAAGTCAGAGCATGGATGATACTTCGAGTCTAGACATTCTAACAGGCAGTCAAAAAGAAATTCCTTGAGTTGCTTTCCCTCTTTCAAGTTCACTAAACCATCCAACCAACCAATACTCATCCATGCAGAAATGGCAAGAGATTCGAGTTCATCTAGGAGAGAGGGGCTCACGATGATCTCTTCTGTACCGAACATACTCGGGTGAGTTGTACCAGAAAACAGCATTTCAGTGTGCAGAATAACTTCCTCGGTGTAGGACAGTTTGCTTCCTGATAACCTAAGCCCAGCAAGATTAAGCTGACTGAGCGCTCTGCTGATGCAGCCAATAAGATTGATCATGATGTTCCCATGGGCACTATGTTTCTCCAGTGTTGTCGCAAAGTCAGAAAGATCGCCATCAAGTTCTCGTGGTTGCGGAACATCGCAGGAGAAGTCTATAAAGTCAGTCAGCAAATTGAGTCCTGAAAGGACACGCAAatgtttaaattaataaaaggagTCGGCAAAGTAATTG is a genomic window containing:
- the LOC116202926 gene encoding chloroplastic group IIB intron splicing facilitator CRS2-A, chloroplastic-like → MLCAVSAPNPSKLWLRGPHSHQALRKPTVPIRLRVSASSLDNSTSTEVKVEYTPWLIVGLGNPGNKYYGTRHNIGFEMIDHISRAEGISMNIIQSKALVGIGSMGEVPVLLVKPQTYMNFSGESVGPLAAYYQVPLRHILLVYDEMSLPNGVLRVQQKGGHGHHNGVKSVVAHLDGRREFPRLSIGIGNPPGAMDMKAFLLQKFSSVEREQIDKALTQGVEAARTLVLHGFDQNIDRFNLGQKYKYHKV
- the LOC116202928 gene encoding uncharacterized protein LOC116202928, with translation MEGEDERREAAIASAPALQPNSKPSGVTKGQLSKFQELHRRRLQIKAKSKKQKGLKGVTSKFQWKYDNDKDCLGDDSGPQGSSVPDSGSPTEQENVATDVGLKTRQKLHWGLDVKERWERKANM
- the LOC116202927 gene encoding uncharacterized protein LOC116202927; the encoded protein is MAEVTPLQNSHQHNRIFQPLLDDASDPVTPLLSWSSDLESHDFTMERGPRYRAYSELRESKLRMKQSGQRPEQEQKDEGQDTKLTPAKKQVRFQLDSGNPRKGSSILAQSVPDFSSALRKENRKPPSRVYELTPPSKSWSRVNSAGTNPRGSKSASGVEKKSGGLMARKSCVSLEELKGLASAAGNAINNGSGAVSGQRKFMI